ATATCTACGGTACAAAGTACTGGAACAAAATGACGCCAAAAGAGCAGGTTGAGATGAACCGGCATTTCTCGGCTTGGCGTATCAGTCAACTCATGTATGGTGAAGAATTTGCCATGCTTGTGTGTAGCCAAATAGTCAATTCGGTTCCAACCATCGACGCGAAATTCTTTATGTCGACACAAGTGGTCGATGAAGCGCGTCACTCTGAAGTCTTGACTCGCTACTTGCTTGATAAAGTCCGTGTCACCTATCCACTTACGTCGAGTCTGCGCAACCTATTCGATCGTATTTTGTCGATGCCCCAGTGGTATCTGAAAACCGTCGGTACGCAGCTTGTCGCTGAGACACTCGCTGTTTCGCTCTTCCGTATGTTGGAACAGCATAGCCAGGATCCGCTGATTAGCCAAATTTGTCGGCGTATTCTATCGGATGAGTCTCGCCACATGGGTTTTGGTATGTTGAGTCTTCCTGAACAAATCGCCGAGTTGTCTGAAAAAGAGCGAGTCGAGGTTGAAGATTTTGCTTGTGATGCCGCGGCTGGGCTTTTAGGCGGGCAATTTCCGAGAGAAGCCTATGAAGCTGTTGGTTTCAGCAAGGCAGAAGTCGAAGATATTCGCACGCTCCGTCATGAAGTTGCCAAAAAGAACGAATACGAATTCTTCCGCAAGTTCTTTAAGAAAGACTTCCATGCGGCTTTGTGGGGCAACATGACCCGAGTCGGTTTGCTCAATGAGCGGACGACGGCCCGATTGGCTACGCTCGGCATTCGTGCTCCAGAGCCGGTGCAGAGCGCAGCGTAGGGCGCAGTGGGTAAGAATGAAGAGTGAAGAATTGAGTGAAGAGTTACGAGTGAACGACCGGCAGCTCTTCACTCTTCACCTGTAGTGCTTCACTCTTTTTGCCGCTTTCCGCGGTGAAAATATCGATCTCCAGCCATTTCCCGCGCGCGAACCGTCGCCACAACGCAAGACCCAGTAGAACGGTATAAATCGTTCCGGCGAGCCAGGGACCGAGCGACTCCAGATTGGTGTATGCGACCGCGCTTAAGCTCAGCGGAGCAAAGACCGTCGCCAACAGTACCACGGTAATCCATGCAACGCCGTGCGTGTCTCCGGCACCACGTAATGCTCCAGCAAAGGCCACGTTCATTGCGTCGAAAAACTGAAAGAATGCGACACAGAGAAAGATCGCGCTTCCGGCGCGAATAACTTCTTGGTCGCTGGTAAACACCGACAGCAGCGCACTCGGAAACAGAAAATACAACAATCCGACGAACGTCATGTAAGTCATCGCCAAGAAGAGACCTTCGTAGACCCGCTGGATGGCTACGTCTGGTTTCTGTTCGCCGATGTACTTTCCTACCAGTGCGGTTAATGCTTGGCCCAAGCCAATTCCCGGCAAGAAGGCGATGGTCGTGTACTGAATTGCAATGTTGCTTGCGGCCAACTGTTCCCGACCAAAGCGTCCGACCATAAGAATAATCAAGACACCCCAGCTCAACACATCGAGTGCCTGCTGTGCACCGGCAGGCCAACCAATCCGCACCAATTGACGAAAGCGGGGCCAGGACAAGCGCCACGTACTACGGGTAGAAAACTCCGTGTGACATCCAGTCGAGAGAAATGCGCCCAGCAAGATAGCGAACTGGAAAACAAATGACAGGACGAACGCCCAAGCTGCGCCAATAAAGCCAAGCGCGGGAAACCCAAACTTGCCGAATACCAACACATAGCACAGCACCACATTAGCGATGTTGTCAACGATCATTGCAACTAATGGTACCGCAGGCCGGTGCAAGCCGTAAAAGAAGCCATTGAGCGCACCAATCGCGACTCCAAG
This portion of the Deltaproteobacteria bacterium genome encodes:
- a CDS encoding diiron oxygenase — protein: MPTLSPNSHTISASVDAVFTQDVAVQEPDMRSLYEKAKRDQWNASVDIEWSREVNPDAGILPDGLVDIYGTKYWNKMTPKEQVEMNRHFSAWRISQLMYGEEFAMLVCSQIVNSVPTIDAKFFMSTQVVDEARHSEVLTRYLLDKVRVTYPLTSSLRNLFDRILSMPQWYLKTVGTQLVAETLAVSLFRMLEQHSQDPLISQICRRILSDESRHMGFGMLSLPEQIAELSEKERVEVEDFACDAAAGLLGGQFPREAYEAVGFSKAEVEDIRTLRHEVAKKNEYEFFRKFFKKDFHAALWGNMTRVGLLNERTTARLATLGIRAPEPVQSAA
- a CDS encoding MATE family efflux transporter — protein: MQFPSRTGLREILRLALPMIASMASATIASFIDTWIIALLGTNEMAAGMPAGVIAYTTTALPLGIAQCVSTFTAQSLGRRNSQEGSAYTWQGLYLSLIVGVGCFVLWPVAPLFFAQFGHDPEIVALEVAYFQVRLWGIGLGVAIGALNGFFYGLHRPAVPLVAMIVDNIANVVLCYVLVFGKFGFPALGFIGAAWAFVLSFVFQFAILLGAFLSTGCHTEFSTRSTWRLSWPRFRQLVRIGWPAGAQQALDVLSWGVLIILMVGRFGREQLAASNIAIQYTTIAFLPGIGLGQALTALVGKYIGEQKPDVAIQRVYEGLFLAMTYMTFVGLLYFLFPSALLSVFTSDQEVIRAGSAIFLCVAFFQFFDAMNVAFAGALRGAGDTHGVAWITVVLLATVFAPLSLSAVAYTNLESLGPWLAGTIYTVLLGLALWRRFARGKWLEIDIFTAESGKKSEALQVKSEELPVVHS